A genomic segment from Saprospiraceae bacterium encodes:
- a CDS encoding family 78 glycoside hydrolase catalytic domain, which translates to MRKANYHSLFFFLGLISLPFYGQLLAQASGQSKGANTQPNIIFILTDDQRWDALGYAGNALIHTPEMDKLAQSGVYFKNAMVTTPICAASRATIFTGLYERTHGFNFQTGEVRQEYMDQAYPKLLKEAGYYTGFYGKYGVIYNDLSALFNEYESYDRNNQYPDRRGYYYKTLGKDTVHLTRYTGQKALDFIEKMDPSRPFCLQLSFSAPHAHDGAKDQYFWQMETDPLLQGITMPGPDLGEDKYFNEQPDFVKAGFNRLRWTWRYDTPEKYQHSVKGYYRMIAGIDLEIKKIREQLARKGLDKNTIIILMGDNGYFLGERQFAGKWLLYDNSIRVPLIIFDPRGKAHQDVEEMALNVDVPATMLDMAGVSRPEKWQGKSLLPIVNQEKTKLDRDTVLIEHLWEFANIPPSEGIRTKEWKYFRYVNHKASEELYNLQQDPKEINNLAKNKEYQAILKKLRQKCEDLIEEKRDHYSNPPHDLAVEFIRKPTGILLKDNTPEYSWGVPEGAVFQSAYQVLVASSQTNIDNNNGDIWDSGQVRSNQSSEIVHAGKELANGQTYFWKVRIWDQDNRLLNYSAVQSFKMGTTGDRGITTPNSFQIDHLKPITFKQHSKTTYFMDFGKDAFATLAFQYDAQKKDTLIVHIGEQLVDGQINRSPQGHIRYQKIKVPVTRGKKTYQLSIKADERNTKVGAIALPDSFPVLMPFRYVELENVKSPIAATDFTQLAYHSYWENDQSHFESSNDILNQVWDLCKYSIKATSFAGLYVDGDRERIPYEADAYLNQLSHYTTDREYAMARQTIEYFMENPTWPTEWQQHVALMFHADYMYTGNTELIEKYYQELKHKTLMELAREDGLISSAKATPDFMKKLGFKDPKIELKDIVDWPPAQKDTGWKLATEEGERDGFVFMPINTVINCLYYKNMEIMADFAKILHKPEEEVAFRLAAIKAKQAINQKLFDPKAGVYVDGEGTSHASLHANMMALAFNIVPDDQVKSVAAFIKSRGMACSVYGSQYLMEALYNANEADYALELMTATDDRSWYNMIKVGSTITLEAWDMKYKPNADWNHAWGAVPANVIPRYLWGIQPQKPGYGIASIKPQLGNLKQSSITVPTLKGQIKGVYVKVNDRLQRYTIELPANMVAEFEVETSPDDVITLNGKKTSTTFGTIRLNPGINIVELKINSF; encoded by the coding sequence ATGAGAAAAGCCAATTACCACAGCCTGTTTTTCTTCCTGGGCCTGATAAGTTTACCTTTTTATGGACAATTATTAGCCCAAGCTTCGGGGCAATCAAAAGGGGCAAATACGCAGCCCAATATTATTTTTATTCTAACGGATGATCAGCGATGGGACGCCCTGGGATATGCTGGCAATGCCTTGATCCATACGCCCGAGATGGATAAGCTGGCCCAATCAGGCGTTTACTTTAAAAACGCTATGGTGACTACACCCATTTGTGCCGCCAGTAGAGCCACTATTTTTACAGGTCTGTATGAGCGAACGCATGGCTTTAATTTCCAAACCGGAGAAGTGCGGCAGGAATATATGGACCAAGCTTATCCCAAGCTTTTAAAGGAGGCTGGTTATTATACAGGATTTTATGGAAAATATGGCGTGATATACAATGACCTGTCAGCATTGTTTAATGAATATGAATCTTATGATCGCAATAACCAATATCCAGATCGAAGAGGATATTATTATAAAACCCTTGGTAAGGATACGGTTCATCTAACGCGTTATACGGGACAAAAGGCGCTTGATTTCATAGAAAAAATGGATCCCAGCCGGCCCTTTTGCCTGCAGTTGAGCTTCAGTGCGCCGCATGCCCACGACGGTGCTAAGGACCAATATTTTTGGCAAATGGAAACCGACCCATTGCTGCAGGGAATTACCATGCCAGGCCCGGACTTGGGAGAAGATAAATATTTTAATGAGCAGCCCGATTTTGTCAAAGCAGGATTCAACAGGCTTCGATGGACCTGGCGCTATGATACACCAGAAAAATACCAGCATAGTGTCAAAGGGTACTATCGAATGATCGCCGGAATCGACCTGGAGATCAAAAAGATCAGAGAACAACTTGCGCGAAAAGGATTAGACAAAAACACCATCATCATTTTGATGGGTGACAACGGTTATTTCTTAGGGGAGCGACAGTTTGCGGGGAAATGGTTATTGTATGACAATTCGATCAGGGTGCCTCTAATCATCTTTGACCCAAGAGGGAAGGCTCACCAGGATGTGGAAGAAATGGCATTGAATGTGGATGTACCAGCCACCATGCTTGATATGGCGGGTGTTAGTCGCCCCGAAAAGTGGCAAGGCAAAAGCCTGCTTCCCATTGTCAATCAGGAAAAAACGAAGCTGGATAGAGATACCGTGCTCATTGAACATCTTTGGGAGTTTGCCAATATTCCCCCCAGTGAAGGGATTCGTACCAAAGAATGGAAATACTTTAGATATGTAAACCATAAGGCCAGTGAAGAATTGTATAACCTGCAACAGGACCCAAAGGAGATCAATAACCTGGCAAAAAACAAGGAATACCAAGCGATCTTAAAGAAGCTTAGACAGAAATGTGAGGATCTGATCGAAGAGAAGCGTGATCATTACTCTAACCCACCACATGATTTAGCTGTCGAATTTATTCGAAAGCCCACTGGCATTTTGTTAAAGGATAATACCCCCGAGTATAGCTGGGGTGTCCCCGAGGGAGCAGTATTCCAATCGGCTTATCAAGTATTGGTCGCCTCCAGCCAGACAAATATCGATAATAACAACGGCGATATCTGGGATAGCGGCCAGGTGCGGAGCAACCAATCCTCAGAAATTGTTCATGCAGGGAAGGAATTAGCCAATGGACAAACTTATTTTTGGAAAGTACGCATCTGGGACCAGGATAATCGATTATTAAATTATTCAGCAGTACAATCCTTTAAGATGGGGACAACTGGCGATAGAGGTATTACGACACCGAATAGCTTTCAAATAGACCACCTTAAACCGATCACTTTTAAACAACATAGCAAAACCACTTATTTCATGGATTTTGGCAAAGACGCTTTTGCCACCCTGGCATTTCAATACGATGCCCAAAAGAAAGATACGTTGATTGTTCATATTGGTGAGCAATTGGTAGATGGCCAGATCAATCGATCTCCCCAAGGACATATCCGTTACCAAAAAATAAAAGTACCTGTCACCCGAGGCAAGAAAACATACCAATTATCCATTAAAGCAGATGAACGAAATACAAAAGTGGGGGCCATTGCCTTACCAGATTCCTTCCCAGTGTTAATGCCTTTCCGATACGTTGAACTAGAAAATGTGAAAAGCCCGATTGCAGCAACCGATTTCACCCAATTGGCCTACCATAGCTATTGGGAAAACGATCAAAGTCATTTTGAAAGTTCTAATGATATCCTAAATCAGGTCTGGGACTTATGCAAATATTCGATAAAAGCCACCTCCTTTGCAGGACTGTATGTCGACGGCGACCGAGAAAGGATTCCTTATGAAGCAGATGCCTATCTCAACCAGCTAAGCCATTATACAACGGATCGAGAATATGCCATGGCCCGGCAAACGATTGAATATTTCATGGAAAACCCTACCTGGCCAACCGAATGGCAGCAACATGTGGCTTTGATGTTTCATGCAGATTATATGTACACCGGAAACACTGAATTGATTGAAAAATATTATCAGGAGCTGAAACATAAAACCTTAATGGAGTTGGCTCGTGAGGACGGCTTAATCAGTTCTGCCAAGGCCACCCCTGATTTCATGAAAAAACTCGGTTTTAAAGATCCCAAAATTGAATTAAAAGACATCGTTGATTGGCCGCCAGCACAAAAGGACACCGGCTGGAAGTTAGCCACCGAAGAAGGAGAACGAGATGGATTTGTTTTTATGCCCATCAATACCGTTATCAATTGCCTGTATTATAAAAACATGGAGATCATGGCTGATTTTGCGAAAATCCTGCACAAACCGGAGGAGGAAGTCGCCTTTCGTTTAGCAGCCATAAAGGCTAAACAAGCCATCAACCAGAAATTATTTGACCCTAAAGCAGGTGTTTATGTAGATGGGGAAGGCACCTCGCACGCCTCCCTTCACGCCAATATGATGGCCTTGGCTTTTAACATTGTACCTGACGACCAGGTTAAATCAGTTGCAGCCTTCATCAAATCCAGGGGGATGGCTTGTAGCGTGTATGGCTCCCAATACCTGATGGAAGCACTTTATAATGCCAATGAAGCTGATTATGCCCTAGAATTGATGACGGCCACGGACGATCGCAGTTGGTACAATATGATAAAGGTGGGGTCAACTATCACCTTAGAAGCATGGGATATGAAATACAAGCCCAATGCCGATTGGAACCATGCCTGGGGAGCAGTACCTGCCAATGTCATTCCGCGTTATTTATGGGGGATACAACCCCAAAAGCCTGGTTATGGTATAGCAAGCATAAAGCCGCAACTAGGAAACTTAAAACAGAGTTCTATAACCGTACCAACGCTTAAAGGGCAGATTAAAGGAGTCTATGTGAAGGTAAACGACCGCTT